One genomic region from Ptychodera flava strain L36383 chromosome 14, AS_Pfla_20210202, whole genome shotgun sequence encodes:
- the LOC139150057 gene encoding monocarboxylate transporter 12-like, with protein MSAVETKSPKIGDPPDGGWGWFVILATCIMMFFVRGIGTSLAVFYVVFLDYFGDSAAGTSLVLSSFTATTYMTGPFSAFLSKKFGFRKMAMLGGVMASISIAVSSFATSSLFLSVSLGFGTGVSIGLCYVSCFASLGRYFKKRYTMANGIALAGVGLSNVILPPLCQLLIDKYGWRGALLIVSALTAHLCVGAALLRPIHLKADSNEENGGQTASLSDNTVMRDENSESGDNCSRDTTTERRSIKDADFQGESNTMALDAKPCIKSKLTVEQCRSGNSIENPTAPRNSAKDETVNGDNVAEMRTVNRNIFMRFAIIKLFHDRPLFILLVLYRFVYCVGHSIPLAHLVDKTVKMGVGNVKAAFTMSVIGMTSCVTSLITGIILDFVGVDEGRVYIHCLAIAVFGISTVFTNFTSTYEQIMIISVVLGMARGVYMALDMVLTKQVAGVDRMVEGIGVIMFCIGIAFLVGPTLSGYLFDMTGSYDLSFYVAGTLLLASSCIFPSLWIYSMVKTKLCHSTDIRIDKNTDNRTPHSSL; from the exons ATGTCTGCCGTagaaacaaagtctccaaaaattGGCGATCCGCCGGACGGTGGCTGGGGCTGGTTTGTCATCTTAGCAACATGCATAATGATGTTTTTTGTCCGGGGAATAGGGACTTCCTTGGCTGTATTCTATGTCGTGTTTTTGGACTATTTCGGCGATAGCGCGGCTGGAACGTCGTTGGTCCTGTCCTCGTTCACAGCAACTACATACATGACTG GACCGTTTTCAGCTTTTCTTAGCAAGAAATTTGGTTTCCGAAAAATGGCGATGCTTGGAGGTGTAATGGCAAGTATATCCATCGCCGTAAGTTCATTTGCAACCAGCTCACTATTTCTGAGCGTAAGTCTTGGCTTTGGCACAG GTGTTTCAATCGGACTATGCTATGTTTCCTGTTTCGCCTCTCTCGGACGTTATTTCAAAAAGCGTTATACAATGGCAAATGGCATAGCGCTAGCTGGAGTTGGCCTCTCCAATGTTATCCTACCACCTCTGTGCCAGCTTCTGATTGACAAATACGGCTGGAGAGGTGCACTGCTGATAGTGTCAGCTTTGACAGCCCATCTTTGCGTTGGGGCAGCTCTGCTACGGCCGATTCATCTCAAAGCAGACTCGAATGAGGAGAATGGTGGTCAAACTGCTTCGCTGTCTGATAATACGGTAATGCGAGATGAGAACAGTGAGAGTGGGGATAATTGTAGTCGTGACACCACAACTGAGAGGAGGTCGATAAAAGACGCGGATTTTCAAGGTGAATCTAATACTATGGCACTGGACGCTAAGCCCTGCATAAAATCGAAACTAACTGTCGAGCAGTGTCGTAGTGGTAATAGTATTGAAAATCCGACAGCACCGAGAAATTCTGCCAAAGATGAGACCGTAAATGGAGATAATGTGGCTGAGATGAGAACAGTAAACCGCAACATCTTCATGCGCTTTGCAATCATCAAACTATTTCATGATCGCCCGTTATTTATACTTCTTGTTCTTTATAGGTTTGTGTATTGTGTAGGCCACAGTATTCCCCTAGCTCATTTAGTTGACAAAACTGTTAAAATGGGCGTCGGTAATGTTAAAGCGGCCTTTACTATGTCTGTCATAGGAATGACTAGCTGTGTGACGTCATTAATTACGGGAATAATTCTGGATTTCGTAGGTGTAGACGAAGGTCGAGTTTACATCCACTGCCTAGCAATTGCCGTTTTCGGGATTTCTACTGTATTTACGAACTTTACAAGCACATATGAACAGATAATGATCATCTCTGTAGTATTGGGAATGGCTCGTGGTGTATATATGGCATTGGACATGGTCCTTACTAAACAAGTAGCAGGTGTAGACCGAATGGTTGAAGGAATTGGTGTGATAATGTTTTGCATTGGAATCGCATTCCTAGTTGGCCCTACATTGTCGG GATATCTTTTCGACATGACTGGATCGTACGACTTGTCCTTTTACGTTGCCGGTACACTCCTATTGGCTTCGTCTTGCATATTTCCATCGCTGTGGATCTATAGTATGGTGAAGACAAAACTGTGTCATTCTACAGATATCCGAATTGATAAGAATACTGATAATAGGACGCCGCATTCGTCACTTTAG